The Ornithorhynchus anatinus isolate Pmale09 chromosome 1, mOrnAna1.pri.v4, whole genome shotgun sequence genome includes a window with the following:
- the LOC103165941 gene encoding uncharacterized protein C2orf72 homolog isoform X1, protein MESPRSDGAASPSPGESSDERPQELVELVQGQVLLVGEQWGQDRGTKLLRDFAQEIGPRVHKAWDRAVSPPPGPAAGGGADGRPGSPSASSAGGRRPGSLSGEAVDVGPGSPASEADSRPDSRASGPGGRGTKRKAEESPEARRSESAPTVAVPEPAGPEPGRPGSPGPRLVFFLSRASSLRAQRPGLRHILRHVRARVAFPPTELVGVVVAEPGGDPEEGEEEEEEARRLMAGLLVSAFPRPGPELHTAVFRAGRAVDLVLRAPRQGSPESRPPTPLGAQRPPFPPPPPGALPPAPEGPVAQARSPSPEGPAVQAHSWEETQAALWAEAQGGPTAPPTTPTPHHPPDGAGNRLLEAMSSKAVVLTALGAAAVAAGAAGAAYYTSEH, encoded by the coding sequence ATGGAATCGCCCCGGTCGGACGGCGCGGCGTCCCCGAGCCCGGGGGAGAGCTCCGACGAGCGGCCCCAAGAGCTGGTGGAACTGGTCCAGGGCCAGGTGCTGCTGGTCggggagcagtggggtcaagaccGGGGGACGAAGCTGCTTCGGGACTTTGCCCAGGAGATCGGGCCCCGAGTCCACAAAGCCTGGGACCGGGCCGTCTCCCCGCCtccgggcccggcggccggcggcggagCGGACGGCCGACCCGGCAGCCCCTCGGCCAGTTCCGCCGGCGGTCGCCGGCCCGGCAGCCTCTCCGGGGAAGCCGTCGACGTCGGGCCCGGCAGCCCGGCGAGCGAGGCTGACAGCAGGCCGGACAGCCGGGCCAGCGGCCCGGGCGGTCGGGGGACCAAGCGCAAGGCCGAAGAGAGCCCGGAGGCCCGGCGGTCGGAGTCGGCGCCCACGGTGGCCGTCCCCGAGCCcgccgggccggagccggggcgtccggggtccccgggcccgcgGCTGGTCTTCTTCCTGAGCCGGGCCTCGTCGTTGCGCGCCCAGAGGCCTGGTCTGCGCCACATCCTGCGGCACGTGCGGGCCCGGGTTGCCTTCCCACCCACCGAGCTGGTCGGGGTGGTGGTGGCGGAACCCGGGGGCGAcccggaggaaggagaagaggaggaagaggaggcccggCGACTGATGGCCGGGCTGCtggtgtctgccttccccaggcCGGGCCCGGAGCTGCACACGGCCGTCTTCAGGGCCGGCAGGGCCGTCGACCTGGTGCTCCGGGCCCCGCGGCAGGGGTCACCCGAGAGCCGGCCTCCCACGCCCCTCGGCGCCCAGCGGCCAcccttcccgcccccgccgccgggggcGCTGCCTCCTGCCCCCGAAGGCCCGGTGGCTCAGGCGCGGTCGCCCAGTCCGGAAGGGCCGGCGGTGCAGGCACACAGCTGGGAGGAGACGCAGGCCGCACTTTGGGCAGAAGCGCAGGGCGGGCCGACCGCCCCACCGACCACCCCGACACCTCACCACCCTCCGGACGGCGCCG